In Clostridium omnivorum, the DNA window TATTATACATAAAAAATCAAAAATAGTTTGTTAAAATACGAACTATTTGATGAATAATGATGATTATGCATAGATGTTTTCGTATATTGTAAAAAAATGGAGTTCATCAGCGTTGATGAACTCCATTTATAATTTAATAATAAATATTTAGCCTACTTCTTCAAGCGCTTCATCAGTATCAACATGCTCAAGAATATAATTGGCTCTCTTTATAGACTTGTTTATAGTTCTACATATATTTTCTTTTCCAATAATGTCGATAAAACCATATTTTTTAAGCATATTATAAGGTTGATCTGGAAGACCCATTAAAATTAGTTTTGTATTACGCTTCTTACATAAATCATACAGTGTTTCCAATGAATGAAACGCAGTTGCATCCATAGCAGGAACATTATTCATCTTTATTATAAGAACTTTAACAGAAAAATTCATTTCTCTCATAACATTTACAAACTTATCTGCAGCACCAAAGAAGAAAGGACCACTAATTTCATAGAGAGATATATGTTCAGGAGTTTTTATTTCTGCTAGGAATTCATTTGCATCTACGTCCTCGTTACTGTCTAAAATATATTTAACCTCTGCAACATCAGACATTCTCTTCATAAACAAGAAGGAAGCAAGCACAATACCTACGCCGATAGCAGTTACAAGGTCGAAGAAAATGGTTAGAGAAAAGGTAACTAGAAAAACTACAGCATCACTTTTAGGTGCTCTGCGTAATCTTCCGAAGACCTCCCACTCGCCCATGTTGTAGGAAACCATTATTAGTATTGCAGCCAAGGTTGTCATAGGTACAAGCTTCATATAAGGTAAAAATATAATCATTATAAATAGAAGCACTACAGAATGAACTATTCCTGCTACAGGAGTTCTACCACCATTTTTTATGTTGGCAGCTGTTCTTGCTATTGCACCTGTGACTGGAATGCCTCCGAAAAGTGCAGAGCAAATATTCGCTGCACCTTGAGCAACAAGTTCCATATTAGAACGGTGTTTGCCTCCTACCATTCCATCTGCAACTACTGCGGAAAGTAAGGACTCTACAGCAGCCAGTACAGCAATGGTTATTCCAGGAAATATAAGGCTTCTAATCATATTCATGTCCATATTAGGTACAGTCAATTTAGGAAGAGAGCCTGAAATACTTCCAAATCTACTTCCAATAGTATCAATTGGAAGCTTGAAAACTGAAGTTATAACTGTTGCTGCAATTATTGCAATTAGAGTTCCAGGGATTTTTTTATTAACCTTAGGCCAAAGAAGTATTATGCCAAGGGAAAATAAGCCCACCATAAGATTTGTATAATTGATAGTATTCATGTGATTAAAATATGAAATCCATTTTGGTAAAAATTCTGAAGGTACTTTGCTGATTTTTAGACCAAAGAAGTCAGTAATTTGAGTTGAAAAGATTGTTATAGCTATACCTGAGGTAAAGCCTGAAGTTATAGGGTACGGTATATATTTTATCATGCTCCCTATTTTTAAAAGTCCCATGATAATTAGGAAGATACCTGCAATTAGAGTTGCTATGATAAGTCCTTGAAGACCGTGAGCTTCAATTATGCCAAACACTATTATTATAAATGCTCCGGTTGGTCCCCCAATTTGAACTCTGCTTCCCCCAAGAAAGGATATTATGAAACCTCCTATCACAGCGGTATGAAGGCCCTTTTCAGGTGAAACTCCTGAGGCGATTGCTAGAGCTATTGACAGCGGAAAGGCAATTATAGCTACAATAATTCCTGCAGCTATGTCCTTAAAAAATTGCTCTTTTGAGTAGTTTTTTAGACAGGTAAACAGTTTTGGAACGAACAAAGTAGATTCCTCCTTATATAAAAATCTATTAACATTTAGTATTCGAATATTAGTTCTTAAAAATAATAACACAAATTACGACATTTTACAACGGTTTGGTAAAAGTTAATTTCTTAACATAGGAAGCACATAATATAGCAACTTAAGGGAGAATGTGACATAATATGCCTATTTGTTTGATTTTTATCAATCTATTGTGTTAAAATTAGGATATTATTTGATGATGAGGGGAAAGAATATGAGAACAAGAGAAAGATCATGGAAAATATATGCTTTATATAATCTTGCTAGATATGTTTTTTTAAAGCTTGATAGTGAATATTGCAATAAAATAGAAAAGTCAGGAATTACCCTTCCTCAGCTTAGAATACTATGGATTACAAAATGCTTTCCGGGTATATCTCTAGGTGAAATAGCAAAAATAGGGTGCTGGTCTTCTCCTACAGTTACAAAAATGCTGAAAACTCTTATGGCTAAAGGATTAATAGTGGAAGAAATCCATGATGATAAGAGACTTTATAAATTAATTGTAACAGAAGAAGGAAATAGGTTTATTAACTTAAATAAGATGAAAAAGGGAGATGAATTTCTTCTTTTCAAAATAGCACATAAGATTTCCAAAGAAGATATAGATAGACTAGTAAATTATTTTGAAAAAATTTTCATATGTGATAATAATAAAATATTATTATCCTACATTCAGCTTGTAAATATGGATGAGCTAAATATTGACTATGAGGGTTTTGATATAGAAGAAAAAGAAAATATTAAAAAGATTGTAAAGTTTTATAATCTTTTAAGAGCGTTTATATTAGATATAGAGGGCGAACATAGACAATACCTTATGAAGCTGGACTTAACTTATCCTCAATCTAGAGCGCTTTGGATAATTAAAGCATTTCCTGGACTTACATCTATACAGCTCAGTGAGATTGGATTTTGGTCTCCATCTACAGCTAATGTAATAGTTAAGAATCTGTATTCAAAGGAATTTATCTATAAAGAAAAGTCTGTCTTAAAGAATTCACTTTATCTTTATATAACAGAAAAAGGTGAAGATATTATCTTAAGGGACTTTGAGGAAGATATAAAGAGCTTGTCAATAGCTAAAAAAGTAGATAGGCAGCCTTTTAATGATTTAGAAGGAATTAATATTATACTTGATAAAGTTAATAAGGTAATCGGAAATGAAAAAGTAGAAGCGTACGTAAGGACAACATTTTCAGTTATTGAAAATAGATTCTATTATAATGAGTAATACAAATTTGGGAGAATAATAAGTATGTAAAATTGAATGCTATTTGTATATATGTAGTGATTGGAGGCAACTTACAGTATGAGATTATATTTAACTAGGCACGGACAAACTGAATGGAATCTTGAAAGAAGAATGCAGGGATGGAAGGACTCACCGCTGACTGAACTTGGAATTAGTAATGCCAAAGCACTAGGAAAGCATTTAAAGGATGTTAATTTTTCTGAAATTTATTCAAGCTCTGTACAAAGGGCTGTAAGAACTGCAGAACTTGTAAGAGGAGATAAAGACATTCCCATAATACTTGATGACAATTTAAGAGAGATAGGTGTAGGTGATTGGGAAGGCCAGGTAGTGGAAGATATTAAGCAAAACTATGCTGAAGAATATGGTAACTTTTGGAAAAAACCACATCTTTATAAGCGTGATAATGTTGAAACCTTTCATGATGTTCAAGAAAGAGCTGTTAAGGTTGTTAAAGAGATAGTTGAGAAGCATAAGGGTACTGATGATAATGTACTGATTGTTACTCATACAATAACGCTTAAGTCCATAATGGCTTATTTTGAAGGAAGAGATATTGAAAAATTGTGGGAACCGCCATATATATATGATACAAGTCTTAGTCTTGTTGAGATAACAGAGGAAGGTGCAAAAATCCTGCTTCATGGAGACGTTGCTCATTTAGAAGAGCTTGTGAAAATAAGTTATTTAGTGAAATAAAAAATTGTATATGTTTATTTTTTATAAAAATTTGATATAATATAAGTAAGAAATGCAGAAAATAAAAATAGGGTGTTCGAGCACCCTATAGTATACAATTCTAGTTGCTTAGGCAGCTGGTATCACTATTAAATTTAATACTTAAAAATAGTAGCTATCCATTTGCACACGGGGCTACTATTTTTTTGAGATTTTTTCTATAAGTAACACTATTAATGTTAATAGTGCTAATAAGAATAAACCACCTTGAAATAGTAATATCAAAACGTCGTTACTCATATGTATCACCTCCCTTCTAAAAGGGTTGAGTGACACAAGTAGCCCACAATCAACTATATTGTACTTTAAAATTATACCATATTTATGTAAAGTATATACAGAAGAACAAGTAGGAAAAACGTTATTTAAATGACAATCAAATTTGTGAATAAGTAATAAGTAATTTGTTATTTAGGTAAAAACTAATAGGTAAAAAGTAAGAGTTTATGAAAAAATTCAGCAAGGCTGAATTTTCACCACAACTATTACTTCTAAGCTCTAAGCTCTTACCTCTTACTTATCTATAAGTTTCAATTTGAAGAATTAGTGTAATATAATTTTATATTTAGCTTAGAGTATCTATAAACGCTTTAAATTCTTAATAGAATTAATGCGTTTTTTTAATGCTTTGAAATACTTTTGATTCAATATAATGGTGTAATTTAAATTATTTTACAGTATAATGAAAATAAAAGATGAGGTTAATATAATGATAACAGCTTGTACGAAATGTCGGTAATACCGTAGTTATATGATATTTTAAATCAAAAAATTATGTGTACGCACAACAGTTTATATTTAGGACAATCAACTAAAAATAAAAGTCGTAGATTTTACAATTTGGATACTTAATTTAGACACAATTAAAAGAGGGGATAGACAATGAAGAGTTATAGGAAGTCAAAATGGGAATGGTATAGTGTAAAACTAATATTTGAAAGTATTATTTCGGGCGAACCAGAGCCAGAGATAATAGATAGGAATTATACGAATATTTATAGAAATTTTGAGGAGTCGATTATAATTGTCAGGGCTCAATCATTTGATCATGCTTATAAAATAGCTGAAAAAAAGGCAAGCAGTATGGAAATGGAATACACCAATCCATATGGGGAAACAGTTAGCATGAAATTTGTTGAGGCTGTTCATTGCTATCTAATTGGTAATGAATCACTAGACTCTGGAACAGAGGTATACTGGCGACAATTAAGAGTTACTAAAGATATGGGTACAGAAGCTTTTCTTGATAGATACTATCCCGAAACAGTTGATGACAATAGCGATATTTTTTATAATGCTATTCTCCTTAATGGAAAATTTTCAAGGTCACTAAATTCAAAAGATTAAGGACAGTCTTCCGCTAGAGCTTTCGCTAGATTTAAAACATCATATAACAAAATGTTCAAGTCCGCCTTGCATAAGAAGACTGCAAGGCACACCCGCCAGCTAACCGAGCCGAAATTTTCAAAGACTAACATAAGAGCTATGTAAGCCTTTCAAAATTCCTGTAAAGCTGGCGGACGTCTTGAACAAGAAACGTTATCTGTAATTTTTGAAAAACAGAGTAATAGCTCAGAGGTTTTTAATATTATTTGTTGGACGCAATTATAGAATATGATGAGCTATAGATTATTAATTTTGGGAGATTAACATGGAACTAAAAGAACTAGAGGAATTAGTAGATACCGTGTATGGGATTGTTGGTGTACAGTATTTAGATAATTTTAAAGATATTATCGGTGGGTGTCATTGCTTCCCTGCTACTGAATGGTATGGAGGTATTTATTTTGCTTTTCAAAAGGTATTAAATGACGATGTAATCAATGATAAATATATAAAAAAACAAATGATTGGTGTCGTTAAGCATTTTTCTAAATGGCTTAATAAGTAAACGCATGATTTAGTTAGGTTTATTTTTTGTGACACAATGGTAGATATCGAAAATGTTAATATATTTTTTAATGAGGTATTTTATATGGATATAATATTTGAGAATTTGAAAAATTGGATAAAACGAAAAAGAGAGTTATGGAAAGAACACGGCTTGATTATAGACGAAATCCTTGAACCTACTTATGCTCACCAAATTCATATTAACCTTCATTCAGAAGATGGTTTTGGACATATCGGGTTATTTGAGAGTAATAACATTTATTGGGTAGAATTTGAGGCTGCAGCAAGAGAATTTGAGAACTTTTATAAGTATTTTGAATTTGATAGACTGCCAAGTTTTGATAATGTTGAACAGGAATATATATGG includes these proteins:
- a CDS encoding SulP family inorganic anion transporter; this translates as MFVPKLFTCLKNYSKEQFFKDIAAGIIVAIIAFPLSIALAIASGVSPEKGLHTAVIGGFIISFLGGSRVQIGGPTGAFIIIVFGIIEAHGLQGLIIATLIAGIFLIIMGLLKIGSMIKYIPYPITSGFTSGIAITIFSTQITDFFGLKISKVPSEFLPKWISYFNHMNTINYTNLMVGLFSLGIILLWPKVNKKIPGTLIAIIAATVITSVFKLPIDTIGSRFGSISGSLPKLTVPNMDMNMIRSLIFPGITIAVLAAVESLLSAVVADGMVGGKHRSNMELVAQGAANICSALFGGIPVTGAIARTAANIKNGGRTPVAGIVHSVVLLFIMIIFLPYMKLVPMTTLAAILIMVSYNMGEWEVFGRLRRAPKSDAVVFLVTFSLTIFFDLVTAIGVGIVLASFLFMKRMSDVAEVKYILDSNEDVDANEFLAEIKTPEHISLYEISGPFFFGAADKFVNVMREMNFSVKVLIIKMNNVPAMDATAFHSLETLYDLCKKRNTKLILMGLPDQPYNMLKKYGFIDIIGKENICRTINKSIKRANYILEHVDTDEALEEVG
- a CDS encoding MarR family transcriptional regulator, translated to MRTRERSWKIYALYNLARYVFLKLDSEYCNKIEKSGITLPQLRILWITKCFPGISLGEIAKIGCWSSPTVTKMLKTLMAKGLIVEEIHDDKRLYKLIVTEEGNRFINLNKMKKGDEFLLFKIAHKISKEDIDRLVNYFEKIFICDNNKILLSYIQLVNMDELNIDYEGFDIEEKENIKKIVKFYNLLRAFILDIEGEHRQYLMKLDLTYPQSRALWIIKAFPGLTSIQLSEIGFWSPSTANVIVKNLYSKEFIYKEKSVLKNSLYLYITEKGEDIILRDFEEDIKSLSIAKKVDRQPFNDLEGINIILDKVNKVIGNEKVEAYVRTTFSVIENRFYYNE
- a CDS encoding histidine phosphatase family protein encodes the protein MRLYLTRHGQTEWNLERRMQGWKDSPLTELGISNAKALGKHLKDVNFSEIYSSSVQRAVRTAELVRGDKDIPIILDDNLREIGVGDWEGQVVEDIKQNYAEEYGNFWKKPHLYKRDNVETFHDVQERAVKVVKEIVEKHKGTDDNVLIVTHTITLKSIMAYFEGRDIEKLWEPPYIYDTSLSLVEITEEGAKILLHGDVAHLEELVKISYLVK
- a CDS encoding putative holin-like toxin; the encoded protein is MSNDVLILLFQGGLFLLALLTLIVLLIEKISKK
- a CDS encoding DUF4288 domain-containing protein; this translates as MKSYRKSKWEWYSVKLIFESIISGEPEPEIIDRNYTNIYRNFEESIIIVRAQSFDHAYKIAEKKASSMEMEYTNPYGETVSMKFVEAVHCYLIGNESLDSGTEVYWRQLRVTKDMGTEAFLDRYYPETVDDNSDIFYNAILLNGKFSRSLNSKD